Proteins encoded together in one Flavobacteriales bacterium window:
- the ettA gene encoding energy-dependent translational throttle protein EttA, with translation MAEEGRQIIFNMVKVGKTLPSGKKILNDIYLGFYYGAKIGILGLNGSGKSTLMRIIAGKEKSYDGDVHLSPGYTIGHLEQEPELDETKTVIEIVREGVKPIMDLLKEYEDVNNRFADEEILNDPDKMDKLIARQAELQDRIEVSDAWNVDQKLEVAMDALRCPDGDQPIKVLSGGERRRVALCRLLLQNPDILLLDEPTNHLDAESVAWLELHLQQYKGTVIAITHDRYFLDNVAGWILELDRGEGIPYKGNYTNWLEQKTARMAQEEKTESKRQRVLKQELEWVRSNASARRTKSKARLQNYEKMQSESVKEKEAKLEIFIPNGPRLGDKVIEFKGVSKGFGDRLLVDNLSFALPPAGIVGIIGPNGAGKTTLFRMVMGAEKPDSGTITIGDTVQIAYVDQSHKDLVAEKTVYEVISGGLENITFGNVVMNTRAYLSRFNFSGTDQNKKVGVLSGGERNRLHLAMTVKQSSNVLLLDEPTNDLDVNTLRALEEAIQDYSGCAVIISHDRWFMDRVCTHILAFEGDSQVYWFEGGFSDYEENRKKRLGGDMVPHRIKYRKLVRG, from the coding sequence ATGGCAGAAGAAGGCCGCCAGATCATCTTCAACATGGTGAAGGTGGGCAAGACGCTCCCTTCCGGCAAGAAGATCCTCAACGACATCTACCTCGGCTTCTACTACGGCGCCAAGATCGGGATCCTCGGTCTCAACGGCAGTGGTAAGTCCACCTTGATGCGCATCATCGCGGGCAAGGAGAAGAGCTACGATGGCGATGTACACCTGAGCCCCGGATACACCATCGGCCACCTGGAACAGGAGCCCGAACTGGACGAGACCAAGACCGTGATCGAGATCGTGCGGGAGGGGGTGAAGCCCATCATGGACCTGCTGAAGGAGTATGAGGACGTGAACAACAGGTTCGCCGATGAGGAGATCCTGAACGATCCGGACAAGATGGACAAGCTCATTGCCCGCCAGGCGGAGCTACAGGACCGGATCGAGGTGAGCGACGCGTGGAACGTCGACCAGAAGCTGGAGGTGGCCATGGACGCCCTGCGCTGTCCGGATGGTGACCAGCCCATCAAGGTGCTTAGCGGTGGCGAACGCCGTCGCGTGGCCCTGTGCCGCCTGCTGTTGCAGAACCCGGACATCCTTCTCCTTGACGAACCGACCAACCACCTGGACGCCGAGAGCGTGGCCTGGCTGGAGCTTCACCTGCAGCAGTACAAGGGCACCGTCATCGCCATCACCCACGACCGTTACTTCCTCGACAATGTGGCCGGCTGGATCCTGGAGCTGGATCGCGGCGAGGGCATCCCGTACAAGGGCAACTACACCAACTGGCTCGAGCAGAAGACCGCCCGCATGGCGCAGGAGGAGAAGACCGAGAGCAAGCGCCAGCGCGTGTTGAAGCAGGAGCTCGAGTGGGTGCGCAGCAACGCCAGCGCCCGCCGCACCAAGAGCAAGGCCCGCCTGCAGAACTACGAGAAGATGCAGAGCGAGAGCGTGAAGGAGAAGGAAGCCAAGCTCGAGATCTTCATCCCCAACGGACCGCGCCTCGGCGACAAGGTGATCGAGTTCAAGGGCGTGAGCAAGGGCTTCGGCGACCGGCTCCTGGTCGACAACCTCAGCTTCGCCCTGCCGCCGGCGGGCATCGTGGGCATCATCGGCCCCAACGGCGCCGGCAAGACCACGCTGTTCCGCATGGTGATGGGGGCGGAGAAGCCCGATAGCGGCACGATCACCATCGGCGACACCGTGCAGATCGCCTACGTGGACCAGAGCCACAAGGACCTGGTGGCCGAGAAGACCGTGTACGAGGTGATCAGCGGCGGCCTGGAGAACATCACCTTCGGCAACGTGGTGATGAACACGCGGGCCTACCTCAGCCGCTTCAACTTCAGCGGCACCGACCAGAACAAGAAGGTGGGCGTGCTCTCCGGGGGCGAGCGCAACCGGCTGCATCTGGCCATGACGGTGAAGCAGAGCAGCAACGTGCTCCTGCTGGACGAACCCACCAACGACCTGGACGTGAACACGCTGCGCGCGCTCGAAGAAGCCATCCAGGACTACAGCGGCTGCGCCGTCATCATCAGCCACGACCGCTGGTTCATGGATCGCGTGTGCACGCACATCCTCGCCTTCGAGGGCGATAGCCAGGTGTACTGGTTCGAGGGCGGCTTCAGCGACTACGAGGAGAACCGCAAGAAGCGCCTCGGCGGCGACATGGTGCCGCACAGGATCAAGTACCGGAAGCTGGTGCGGGGGTGA
- a CDS encoding glycosyltransferase family 39 protein, with the protein MPRPQRMVLLTSFLLLMLAAMAWWLSRLGFAPVKGYVDGLAPDGDVETYTRAFHERVRGNLRMLAMAAGAAAGLVFAGGRLLARSLPRGEVQRGALWTDLRRSLVKLNKRTSRTHKLFVAGLIAAGAVLRILQMQAPIIYDEAFTYVYYAVRPLPVIISDYSYPNNQILHTLLVKLSTAVLGVHLWSLRLPALLAGILAMPLAYLFARAHFNRYIALLMLAFVASSGALIEYSALGRGYSLTWCLLLLGWLAGRHFAKTNALGSAIALAVINALGMWTVTTMLYIAAACYLWLVLHLMTAYDTTLAKRMQRLALSFGIFMLLTGALYMPVIVVHGLGQLFHHPTMGDNSWEVFSATHQDRTFDLYAYLNDTAATWISLLGLVGLVYAAYISSKFRLLFVAMALGAIPIVIAQRLVAPPRVWIYTLFVFHLSSAIALFYLLKLLQETLLPKLSKRVRTSVTALVVLVGLSWTGMRGIQDRIERFPEAAGTAEYFRGALKPADRVMTEFPWEAPVEFHFMEQRIPIEALYRPTTPGATLYVLVSPAREQTLEGVLLHHDHRPDQLTAPDRVKDWKRLELWRATVR; encoded by the coding sequence GTGCCCCGTCCGCAGCGCATGGTCCTTCTCACCTCCTTCCTTCTCCTGATGCTGGCCGCCATGGCCTGGTGGCTCTCGCGGCTGGGCTTCGCGCCGGTGAAGGGCTATGTGGACGGGCTGGCGCCCGATGGGGACGTGGAGACGTACACCCGGGCCTTCCACGAGCGGGTGCGCGGCAACCTTCGGATGCTGGCGATGGCCGCCGGTGCGGCAGCGGGGCTGGTGTTCGCCGGTGGGCGCCTGCTGGCCCGTTCGCTCCCGCGCGGCGAGGTGCAGCGCGGAGCCCTGTGGACCGACCTGCGCCGTTCGCTCGTGAAGCTGAACAAGCGCACGTCACGCACGCACAAGCTCTTCGTGGCCGGCCTCATCGCCGCCGGGGCCGTGCTGCGCATCCTGCAGATGCAGGCGCCCATCATCTATGACGAGGCCTTCACCTACGTGTATTACGCCGTGCGCCCTCTGCCGGTGATCATCTCCGACTACAGCTACCCGAACAACCAGATCCTGCACACCCTGCTGGTGAAGCTGAGCACGGCGGTCCTCGGGGTTCACCTGTGGAGCCTCCGTCTTCCGGCCCTGCTCGCGGGCATCCTGGCCATGCCGCTGGCCTACCTCTTCGCCCGGGCCCACTTCAACCGGTACATCGCGCTGCTCATGCTGGCCTTCGTGGCCTCCAGCGGCGCCCTGATCGAGTACAGTGCGCTGGGCCGTGGCTACAGCCTCACCTGGTGCCTGCTGCTGCTGGGCTGGCTGGCCGGCCGCCACTTCGCCAAGACCAATGCCCTCGGCAGCGCCATCGCCCTGGCCGTGATCAATGCGCTCGGGATGTGGACCGTGACCACCATGCTCTACATCGCGGCCGCGTGCTACCTCTGGCTGGTGCTTCATCTGATGACCGCCTATGACACCACCCTTGCCAAGCGCATGCAACGTCTGGCCTTGTCCTTTGGGATCTTCATGCTGCTCACCGGTGCGTTGTACATGCCGGTGATCGTGGTGCACGGCCTGGGCCAGCTCTTCCACCACCCCACCATGGGCGACAACAGTTGGGAGGTGTTCTCGGCCACGCATCAGGACCGCACCTTCGACCTTTACGCCTATCTCAACGACACCGCCGCCACCTGGATCAGCCTGCTGGGCCTCGTCGGCCTGGTCTACGCGGCGTACATCAGCAGCAAGTTCCGGCTGTTGTTTGTGGCCATGGCGCTCGGGGCCATCCCGATCGTGATCGCCCAGCGGCTGGTGGCCCCGCCCCGGGTGTGGATCTACACGCTCTTCGTGTTCCACCTCAGCTCGGCCATCGCCCTGTTCTACCTGCTGAAGCTGCTGCAGGAGACCCTGTTGCCCAAGCTCAGCAAGCGTGTGCGCACCAGCGTCACCGCCCTGGTGGTGCTGGTCGGTCTCTCATGGACCGGCATGCGCGGCATCCAGGACCGCATCGAGCGCTTTCCGGAGGCGGCCGGCACGGCCGAGTACTTCCGCGGCGCGCTGAAGCCCGCCGACCGCGTGATGACCGAGTTCCCGTGGGAGGCGCCGGTGGAGTTCCACTTCATGGAGCAGAGGATCCCCATCGAGGCGCTGTACCGGCCCACGACCCCGGGCGCCACGCTGTACGTCCTGGTGAGCCCGGCCCGGGAGCAGACGCTGGAAGGGGTGCTTCTCCACCACGACCACCGCCCCGACCAGCTGACGGCCCCCGACCGGGTGAAGGACTGGAAGCGGCTGGAGCTCTGGCGCGCCACCGTGCGCTAG
- a CDS encoding PadR family transcriptional regulator, protein MNVENTKAQMRKGVLEYCILSVLSQEELYPPDIIAKLKDAKLIVVEGTLYPLLTRLKDAGFLTYRWEESRSGPPRKYYKLTPVGQKFLNELDETWDELAQAVKKMTRRNAR, encoded by the coding sequence ATGAACGTCGAGAACACCAAGGCGCAGATGCGGAAAGGCGTGCTGGAGTACTGCATCCTGTCGGTGCTGTCGCAGGAGGAGCTGTATCCTCCGGACATCATCGCCAAGCTGAAGGACGCGAAGCTGATCGTGGTGGAGGGCACCCTGTACCCCCTGCTCACGCGGCTGAAGGATGCCGGATTCCTGACCTACCGCTGGGAGGAGAGCCGAAGCGGCCCCCCGCGGAAGTACTACAAGCTGACCCCCGTGGGGCAGAAGTTCCTGAACGAACTGGATGAGACCTGGGACGAGCTTGCCCAGGCGGTGAAAAAGATGACCCGACGCAACGCACGATGA